In Deltaproteobacteria bacterium, the genomic window AAGGTCAAAAAATCCCCTGTTGTCAAAAAATCCCCTTGACACAAAAACCAACATTCTGTATTATAGTAATACAGTAACACCATATAGGGGATAAACAAATATGAGAACCACAGTAAAAGTCAGAGAAAAATATCAAGTTACAATACCGGAAGATGTGCGGGAAAAAATACCCTTAAAAGTAGGGGAAAGGGTAGAAGTTATAGCCCGCGGACAAGAGATTGTAATCCATCCTGTCATAAATATCCCTCGCAGTCAGGCATGGTTTTGGAGCAAAGAGATTCAGCAAAAAACAAGAAAGGCAGACGAAAATTTTAAATCTGGAAATTTTAAACGATACAAGAATATAGACAGCCTGATTAACGACCTGAAAGATGAATAAAATTGCCGTAGATATAGAGCCTGATTTTTTCTCTCAGTATGACGAACTGCCGAAAGAGATTAAAAAAAAGTTTAAGAAACAACCGAAGTTTTTAAAAGAAAACCCCCTGCATAAATCATTACAAATCCATAGACTGGAAGGCAGTGATTTCTGGGAATTCTATATAGACAAAGGCTATAGATGTGTTTTTAAACAAGAAGGAAACATCTACAAACTATATTTTATCGGGACACACGAACTGATTGATAGA contains:
- a CDS encoding AbrB/MazE/SpoVT family DNA-binding domain-containing protein, giving the protein MRTTVKVREKYQVTIPEDVREKIPLKVGERVEVIARGQEIVIHPVINIPRSQAWFWSKEIQQKTRKADENFKSGNFKRYKNIDSLINDLKDE